CATCATGAGAAATGGAAGGGCGGGGGCTACCCCAGGGAACTAAGAGAGAATGAAATTCATGAATACGCTAGGATCGCCTCTGTCGCCGACGTGTATGAGGCCTTGACCAGCAAGCGCCCTTATCGCGATGCAATGCCGCCTTATCTGGCATACGAATATATCATTGTTCATTCAGGGCTGCAGTTTGACCCTGAAATTGTCCGCATTTTTGCTCAGTCTGTGGCGCCGTATCCGACAGGAACAGGTATAGAGCTTAGCAATGGTTTGCGCGGTGTTGTTATCAAACAAAACCCTATTTTGCCAACAAGACCGGTGGTCAGGGTAATCACTCAAGGCAATCAAGCCCTGGACAATCCGGACGACCTGGATTTATCCAAGCATTTATCTACGATGATCACCAGCATTGTGGATCATTGATGAAGTATTATTCCTCTACGAAAATTGGAACGAAGGCGGCAAGAATATGGATATCCAAGGCCTAAATGTATGAACCGATAAGGAGACCTTTCGTAGCTTTGCTGTGGGAGGTCTCCTTATTATTGGTCATATTCCGAACATTAGAACAAAAAAACAAAATAATGTTCGGATTCTGATTGACCCTGTATTTGTTGTCGGGTAAAATATGTTTAGAATTTATTGCAGATAATATGGTGAATTTGTGATTATTTCTGCTCACAAATAAGGAAAAGCATTTAAAGGAGGAAATAACGAATGATCTCTGTTGGTGTAATCATGGGTAGTGATTCTGATTTTTCCATCATGGAAGAAGCAGCAAAAATCCTGCAGCAATTCTCAGTACCCTTTGAAATGAAAATATCTTCTGCTCACCGTACGCTGAAAAGAACCGTGGAATGGGTGGAAAGTTTTGAGAAACAGGGAGGAAAAGTGATCATCGCCGGGGCCGGTATGGCTGCGCATCTTCCAGGTGTGATCGCCGGAGCCACGACGCTCCCTGTTATTGGTATCCCGATCAAGAGTGGTGCTTTGGAGGGTGTAGATGCGCTTTATGCGATTGTGCAAATGCCTCCCGGTATCCCGGTCGCCACGGTCGGGATCAACGGTGCCCGCAACGCAGCGCTCTTGGCTGTAGAAATGCTGGCGATCGCTGATCTGGAACTGCAGAACCAGCTGAAAGCTTTTAGACAAAAAATGGCGGCAGATGTTGAAGCCAAGGACAGTGCACTTCAGGATAAACTGAAAGCTTAGAAAATATTTAAATAAAGGAGAATTTCTGTGATAGAAAGGTACACGCTTCCCGCTATGGGGAGACTATGGCAAGATGAATACCGTCTAACGCTCTGGCTGAAGATAGAAATTGCAGCCTGCGAAGGATGGGCGAAAAAAGGAAAGATCCCGCAAGAGGCTGTCGAAGTAATCCGTCAGAAGGCCGCTTTTTCCTGGGACAGGGTCAAGGAAATTGAAGAAGTCACCCAGCACGACGTATTGGCCTTTTTGACCAATGTCGCTGAGAACGTCGGCGATGAAGCCAAATATATACATCTCGGACTGACCTCTTCCGATGTACTGGATACATCGCTCTCGCTGCAGCTGGTTGAGGCTTCCGATATCCTGCTCGAGAAGATGGATAAGCTGATTGATGTTTTGGGCAGAAAAGCCCTCGAATACAAAGATACGCTGCAAATGGGAAGATCGCACGGGATTCATGCCGAACCGATTACATTCGGCCTGAAATTCGCACTCTGGTATGACGAAATGAAACGGCAGAGGGAGCGGCTGAAATATGCGCGCGAAGAGATTCGGGTAGGCCAGATTTCGGGTGCAGTCGGCACGTTTGCGAACGTTGATCCTGCCGTGGAAGAATGGGTCTGTGAGAGCCTGGGCTTAAAGCCGGCTCCAGTGTCAACCCAGATTATCCAGAGGGACAGGCATGCATTCTATGTAGGCGTGTTGGCCGGAATCGCTTCTTCACTTGATAAGATTGCCACGGAAATTCGTAATCTGCAGCGGACGGACGTCCATGAGGTCGAAGAACCTTTTGGTAAGGGACAAAAAGGCTCTTCAGCGATGCCGCATAAGAAAAATCCGGTTATTTCGGAAAGAATTTGCGGAATGGCCCGCCTAATCCGCGGGAATGCCCAGGTCGCTTTTGAAAATGTCGCACTCTGGCATGAAAGAGATATATCCCATTCCTCAGCTGAACGCGTGATCCTTCCTGACAGCACCATTGCGCTGGATTATATGCTGCATAAGATGATTCAGACTTTGGAAGGATTAAGAGTGTCCCCGGAACAGATGATGACAAATATTGAAAAGGTCTATGGTCTGATCTTCTCCCAAAGGGTTATGCTGTCGCTGGTCGATAAGGGCATGAGCAGGGAAACATCCTACGCGCTGGTACAGAAAAATGCAATGAGAGCCTGGGATACCAAGGTGCCGTTTAAGGATTATGTGCTTCAGGATGCTGAGATCATGCAGTTCCTAACCAAAGAAGAAGTTGATGCGCTGTTTGATTATGAGTATCATACGAAAAACATTGACTATATTTTCCGCAGAGTCGGACTACTGAAATAATAAACATAATATCAACTTTTTGGAAATTACCTATTTAAATCACATTGTTATAGGTAGCCTTAAACTCGAACGGTTTATTAAACGATGAAAATTGAATATGGATGTAAATTTAGACATTATTACTGGAGGGTTATGATATGGAAAAGCTCGCAATGCTGTATGAAGGCAAAGCCAAAAAAATCTATGATACGAATGACAAAAATGTTTTCTGGGTCGAGTACAAAGATGATGCAACTGCCTTTAACGGGATAAAAAAGGGTACCATTGTTGACAAAGGGATTATCAACAACAAGATGTCCGCGATGATGTTTTCCTATCTTCAAAAGAATGGCGTCGATACACATTTTGTTGAGCTTTTAAGTGACAGGGAACAAATTGTCCGGCGCCTGCAGATGGTTCCGCTGGAAATTGTTGTCCGCAATATTGTTGCCGGCAGTCTCGTAAAGAAGGTTGGCAAAGAAGAGGGCTATTCCCTGGCTTCGCCTGTGCTTGAGCTTTATTATAAGGACGACGCGCTCGGTGATCCGATGGTCAATGAAACCCATGCGCTTGCGATGGGATGGGCAACGATCGAACAAATCAACAAAATGAAGGAAATTGCTTTGAAGGTCAATGAGCTTATGACCAAAATTGTTGCCAAGGCCGGGATTGACCTGGTTGACTATAAGCTGGAGTTCGGTCTGATTGACGGCAAAGTCATGCTCGGAGATGAGATTTCTCCGGACACTTGCCGCTTCTGGGACAAAGATACCGGAGAAAAGCTGGACAAGGACCGTTTCCGCCGGGATCTTGGCAAGATTGAAGAAGCGTATGCCGAAGTCTATACCCGTCTGAAGGACGCTCTAGAAAATGCTTAAAGCGATTGCTAAAAATACAATGCTGGAAACATAACTGCTAGAGGACAGAGACAGTATATACAGTAGATGAAAGGAGTTCTTGACTGTGGATTTGCTCTGGGATGACAAGCCCAAAGAGGAGTGTGGTCTCTTCGGAATCTTTGCTCCTGAAAAGGAAATTGCCCGTCTGACTTATTATGGCCTTTATGCGTTGCAGCACAGGGGACAGGAAAGTGCGGGGATTGCTGTTTCCGATGGAAGAAAAATCGTTGTAGAAAAAGGAATGGGCTTGGTATCTGAGGTATTCTCGCCTGATTTACTCGCAGGACTGCAAGGGAAGATGGCGATTGGACATGTCCGGTATTCAACGACGGGTTCAAGCCTGTTATCGAATGCACAGCCGCTGGTTGTTCATTTCCAGAACGGAATGATGGCGCTGGCGCATAACGGAAATCTGACGAACGCCGTAGAAATCAGACAGGAGCTTGGCAGTCAGGGAACAGTCTTTCAGACAACCATTGACAGCGAAGTGATTCTAAATATGATTGCGCGTTACCGCAGGCATAGCCTGGAAGATGCGATTATCAAAACGATGATTGATATCAAGGGAGCCTACGCACTGCTGATCATGGCTGAAGACAAAATTGTCGGGGCGAGAGATCCCCATGGCCTGAGGCCCTTGTGCATCGGACGGCTGGGAGAGCGGTACTGTTTCGCTTCCGAAAGCTGTGCGCTCGATACGATCGGTGCGGAATTTGTCAGGGACGTTAAACCAGGAGAAGTCGTGACGATCGACGACGCAGGGCTTCATACCCGTTTCGGTACGCCGCAGGAACGGATTGCCCCCTGCTCTTTTGAATATATTTATTTCGCGCGGCCTGACAGTACACTGGATAATCTGAATGTCTGGGAAAGCAGGAGGCAAATGGGTGTTCAGCTGGCGAAAGAATGCCCGATTGAGGCTGATGTGATTATTCCGGTTCCGGACTCCGGGACACCGGCCGCCCTGGGCTATGCCCAAACGCTGGGTATCCCTTTTGAGGAGGGGCTGCTCAAAAACAGGTATGTTGGACGGACGTTCATTCAGCCCACGCAGGAGTTAAGAGAAGTTGCTGTCCGGATTAAGCTGAATGCCAACAAGCAGGTCATCCATGGACGCAGGGTTGTGATGATCGATGATTCGATTGTCAGGGGGACAACAAGCTCCAAGCTTGTCGAGATGGTCAAAGGATGCGGCGCCAAGGAGGTTCATCTTCTGATCAGCTCACCTCCGGTGAAGTATTCCTGCTATTATGGCATCGATACGGCCGAAAGGGAAAAATTGATTGCTAATCAAATGAACATCGATGAAATTCGCAGGTTTGTCGGGGCGGACACCCTGTACTATCTGTCGGAGGAAGGGCTGAAAAAGGCTTTGGGTAGTGATTCAGTTTGTCTGGCCTGTTTTAACGGTGATTATCCGACCACTGTCCCGAAGAAGTTTTCCAAAGAAGACATGGAGTGTTAAACTAGCCGTTAGGAGGAGTAATCATGGGAATTACCTATAAAGATGCCGGTGTGGATATCCAGGCCGGAAATGAAGCTGTAGAGAAAATTAAGCCTGCGGTAGCTGCAACCTGGCGGCCCGGAGTTTTAGGGGGACTCGGCGGATTCGGCGGATTGTTCAGTCTGGATCTGCAAAAATATTCTGATCCCGTGCTGGTTTCCGGTACGGATGGTGTCGGAACAAAATTGCGGCTGGCTTTTCAGTTGGATAAGCATGATACCATCGGCCAGGACGCTGTTGCGATGTGCGTGAATGATGTTCTGGTCCAGGGCGCCGAGCCATTGTTTTTTCTGGATTATCTTGCGGTAGGGAAACTGGTTCCGGAAAGAATTGCTTCCATTGTAGGCGGCGTGGCCGAAGGCTGCCGTCTGGCAGGCTGTGCACTGATTGGCGGAGAGACTGCTGAGATGCCCGGTTTCTACGCTGAAGAAGAATATGATATTGCTGGCTTCGCTGTCGGTGCGGTGAACAGGGACAAGCTGATTGACGGCTCGGACATCCGCGAAGGGGATATCCTTCTGGGATTGAAGTCCAGCGGACTGCACAGCAACGGCTTTTCTTTGGTCCGTAAGATTTTTGCGGAATACCCCCTTGACAAGGTATTCCCCGAACTCGGGAGACCGCTCGGGGAAGTATTGATCACCCCGACCAGAATCTATGTAAAGTCAGTGCTGGCGCTTCTGGACAAGATTGCTGTTCCGGGTATGGTACATATTACCGGTGGCGGTCTGACTGAAAATATTCCAAGGGTTCTGTCGTCCGGACTCGGAACGGAGATCGTCACTTCCACGTGGCAAGTTCCGCCGGTATTTGAATTAATGCAGAAGCTTGGCAATGTTGAAGATGAGGAAATGTTAAGGACGTTTAATATGGGAATCGGGTTTGTTCTGATCATTCATCCTGAAGATGAAAAGCAGGCCATGGATATTCTGGCTGCAAACGGCGAAGAGCCGATCAGGATAGGCAGTGTGATTTCCGGTCAAGGAGTGAGCTATCGATGAAAGCAGCCGTACTCGCTTCAGGGCGTGGCAGCAACCTGCAAGCCTTGCTGGACGAATGGCAGGATGGCCAGCTCCCTGTAGAATTTGTCGGCGTAGGTTCGAATAAAATAGACGCAGAGGCCCTGACTAGGGCAGAAAGATTCGGTATTCAGGTCCGGACTTTTCCGAGGGAAAGCTATGCAGACAATAGCTCTCAGGAAACGGATATCTTAAACTGGCTTGAAGTCATCGGTACGGAACTGCTGATTCTGGCCGGTTACATGCAGGTGTTAAGCTCGGATTTTATCCGCAGGGCCGAATATCCGATTCTGAACATCCATCCTTCGCTGCTGCCGTCTTTTCCGGGCTTACATCCCCAAAAACAGGCAGTGGAATATGGTGTTAAAGTCAGCGGCTGCACGGTGCATTTTGTGGACGAGGGAATGGATTCCGGACCGATTATCCTGCAGGAGACGGTGCCGGTTTTTGCTGAGGATGATGCCGACCAGCTGGCTGCAAGAATTCTGAAAGTTGAGCACACGATATATCCAGAGGCAGTCAGACTGATTGCGAATGGGAAGATAAAACGAGAGGGAAGAAGAGTGATCGTCCTCAGAGACTCATAATCGCGCGTAAAATTATCATATAACGAACGCAGTATTAGGAAAAATATGCCGTTAGGATATATAAGATTTAGGGCTGACATGGCACTAATGTATTGGCGATATCAAGGATTATTCCGGGATATTATTCTATAGGATAATTCTGAGTATTGTTCTGAGGAGTTATTTTGAGAAATGATGATAGGGGGTTGGACATGATGGCGAAAAAGGCAGTGATCAGTGTTTCGGACAAAACGGGTATTGTGGAATTTGCCGAAGGCCTTGTTGCCGAGGGGTTTGAACTGATTTCAACAGGCGGTACGTATAAGACATTGAAAGAAGCGGATATTCCTGTTCGTTATGTCAGTGAAATTACAGGGTTTCCGGAAATTCTTGATGGCAGGGTAAAAACCTTGCATCCGAAGATTCACGGCGGAATCCTGGCAATGGATACTGAGAAACACCGGGCGCAGTGCGCGGAAAACGGAATTGATTTTATTGATTTGGTTTGCGTAAATCTTTACCCTTTCAGAGAAACGATTGCCAAAGAAGGGGTTACCTTCGAAGAAGCGATCGAGAATATTGATATCGGCGGACCGACCATGGTCCGTTCAGCTGCGAAAAATCACAATAGAGTAACCATTATCGTCAATCCGGAAAACTACGGCAGGGTGATTGAGAGCCTCAGGGAGAACGGTCTAATCCCATTGGCCTTGCGGAAGGAACTTGCAGCCGAAGCGTTTGCGCATACGGCGGAATATGACCGTCTGATTGCTGGATATCTGGAAGGTCAAATCGGTACAAAAGCCTCTTTTCCCCAGCATCTTCGTCTCGTGGCGGCGAAGGTGCAGGATCTTCGCTATGGAGAAAATCCCGGGCAGCTGGCGGCCTTTTATGCAGACCCGGAGGCCGGAAAAGGGACACTTGCTTATGGCCAGCAGCTCCAGGGCAAGGAGCTGTCCTATAATAACTGGATGGACATGGACGCGGCCTGGAAAATCGCTATGGAATATGACAAGACAGTCTGTGTAATCATTAAACATACCAATCCATGTGGTGTTGCGCTTGGGAACTCACTGCTGGAAGCTTATCAAAGAGCGCTGGAAGCGGATCCGGTCTCGGCGTACGGCGGAATTATTGCACTTAACCGCGTGGTAGATGAGGCCACAGCTGAAGCGATTAAAGAGAAATTCTACGAAGTGGTCATTGCTCCGGATTTCAGCCCGCGGGCGAAGGAAATTTTGGCTGTGAAAGTTAACCTTCGTCTGTTCGCAGTTGGCAGGGAAGCATGCGGTAAGACCCGGGGTTGGAAAATCCGTACAGTAAACGGCGGTTTTCTGGTTCAGGATGAGGATGAAGGGACGACACCGTCTGTCGAATGGGAAGTCGTTACAGAAGCCAAGCCGACTGAAGATGATTTGGCGGAACTGGAGTTTGCCTGGAAAGCCTGCAAGCATGTCAAATCCAATGCGATCGTCATTTCGGCGAAGAGACAGGTCATCGGTGTTGGAGCCGGCCAGATGAACAGAGTCGGCTCGGCGAAAATTGCGCTTGAGCAGGCTGCAGAAAAAGCACAGGGTGCCTATATGGCTTCGGATGCTTACCTCCCGTTCCCGGATACGGTCGAACTGGCCCATTCCCATGGGATCAAAGCCATTGTTCATCCCGGTGGTTCTATCCGGGACAAAGAAGTGATTGAAACAGCCAACAGGCTTGGGATGATTATTCTCCATACCGGAAGAAGGCATTTTGAGCACTAAGAATAAATATTACTTATTGAGGTGGGAAAACGATGGCTGACTTGTCTGGTTGTCAAAAAGACGGGAAGAAAATTTTGATTGTAGGCTCAGGAGGAAGGGAGCATGCTCTTGCCTGGAAAATCAATCAGAGCACTTCTTGTCAGAAACTCTTTGTAGCTCCGGGTAACGCAGGAACAGAGCAATGGAATGTCCCGATCAAGGCCAATGAACTTGACGCTTTGGTTGACTTTGCCAAGGATGAAGGGATTGATCTTACGGTTGTTGGTCCTGAGGAACCGCTTAGTCTGGGAATTGTCAACGCTTTTCAGGCTGCAGGTCTCAGAGTATTTGGCCCGTCCGGAGCGGCGGCGACACTTGAAAGCAGCAAAGCTTTTGCCAAGGAAATTATGGTACAGGCGAAGGTCCCGACAGCAGACTACCGGACTTTTACCGAGAAGAGCGAAGCAGAAAGATACATCAGACAAACCGGCGCTCCGATTGTCATTAAAGCGGATGGTCTGGCAGCAGGTAAAGGGGTTATTGTGGCAGCTACACTGGAAGAGGCGTTTGAAGGTATCGAGACCATTATGGGTGGGGCCTTTGGTGCTGCCGGAGACAAGGTCGTGGTAGAAGAATTTCTGGAGGGGCAGGAGGTCAGTCTGCTGTGCTTTTGCGACGGTGAAAAGGCTCTCCCGATGACCCCCGTTCAGGATCACAAGAGAGCACTCGACGGGGATATGGGGTTAAATACAGGCGGAATGGGGACTTATTCTCCGCCTCCTTTCTGGACCAAAGCATTGGAACAGGAAGTTATCGATACGATCGCTCAGCCGACGCTTTCTGTTATGCGCCAAAGAGGAACCCCATTTACCGGCGTACTGTTTTTAGGCTTAATGATTACGGCCAAAGGCCCAAAACTCCTGGAATACAATGTCCGGTTCGGTGATCCTGAGACACAGGTTGTGATGACCCTGCTCAAGTCGGACTTGATCCCAATCTTCGAAGCATGTATCGACGGGAAACTGTCCGAAGTCAAAGTCGAATGGCACGATGGCACCGCGCTGTGTGTGGTCATGGCAGCTCCAGGTTATCCGGGTGAATACAGGAAGGGGATTCCGATCAGTCTTACGGTGACCCAAGAAAACCAGGTAGTTTTCCATGCCGGCACGGAGATGGAAGACGGAAAACTGGTCAGCTCAGGCGGCCGGGTACTTGGAGTTACCGTCCGTGATGCATCCATCGCGGCAGCCAGGGAGAATGTCTATGCACTAGTGGACAGCATCGATTTTCCTGATGCCCATTTCCGCACCGACATAGGGATTAAAGGACTCAACATGTGATGATCCAATTCCGGAGCTTATTCCAACCGGAATTGAATGAGTTTGGGATTGTATTAAAGATGAAGGAGGTTTTAGAATGTTTATCAGCGAATTGTTCCAACAGAAAAAGGTCGTATCTTTTGAGATTTTCCCACCAAAGCTTACTTCATCTATAGAG
This genomic stretch from Dehalobacter restrictus DSM 9455 harbors:
- the purB gene encoding adenylosuccinate lyase is translated as MIERYTLPAMGRLWQDEYRLTLWLKIEIAACEGWAKKGKIPQEAVEVIRQKAAFSWDRVKEIEEVTQHDVLAFLTNVAENVGDEAKYIHLGLTSSDVLDTSLSLQLVEASDILLEKMDKLIDVLGRKALEYKDTLQMGRSHGIHAEPITFGLKFALWYDEMKRQRERLKYAREEIRVGQISGAVGTFANVDPAVEEWVCESLGLKPAPVSTQIIQRDRHAFYVGVLAGIASSLDKIATEIRNLQRTDVHEVEEPFGKGQKGSSAMPHKKNPVISERICGMARLIRGNAQVAFENVALWHERDISHSSAERVILPDSTIALDYMLHKMIQTLEGLRVSPEQMMTNIEKVYGLIFSQRVMLSLVDKGMSRETSYALVQKNAMRAWDTKVPFKDYVLQDAEIMQFLTKEEVDALFDYEYHTKNIDYIFRRVGLLK
- the purF gene encoding amidophosphoribosyltransferase, giving the protein MDLLWDDKPKEECGLFGIFAPEKEIARLTYYGLYALQHRGQESAGIAVSDGRKIVVEKGMGLVSEVFSPDLLAGLQGKMAIGHVRYSTTGSSLLSNAQPLVVHFQNGMMALAHNGNLTNAVEIRQELGSQGTVFQTTIDSEVILNMIARYRRHSLEDAIIKTMIDIKGAYALLIMAEDKIVGARDPHGLRPLCIGRLGERYCFASESCALDTIGAEFVRDVKPGEVVTIDDAGLHTRFGTPQERIAPCSFEYIYFARPDSTLDNLNVWESRRQMGVQLAKECPIEADVIIPVPDSGTPAALGYAQTLGIPFEEGLLKNRYVGRTFIQPTQELREVAVRIKLNANKQVIHGRRVVMIDDSIVRGTTSSKLVEMVKGCGAKEVHLLISSPPVKYSCYYGIDTAEREKLIANQMNIDEIRRFVGADTLYYLSEEGLKKALGSDSVCLACFNGDYPTTVPKKFSKEDMEC
- the purC gene encoding phosphoribosylaminoimidazolesuccinocarboxamide synthase, with translation MEKLAMLYEGKAKKIYDTNDKNVFWVEYKDDATAFNGIKKGTIVDKGIINNKMSAMMFSYLQKNGVDTHFVELLSDREQIVRRLQMVPLEIVVRNIVAGSLVKKVGKEEGYSLASPVLELYYKDDALGDPMVNETHALAMGWATIEQINKMKEIALKVNELMTKIVAKAGIDLVDYKLEFGLIDGKVMLGDEISPDTCRFWDKDTGEKLDKDRFRRDLGKIEEAYAEVYTRLKDALENA
- the purD gene encoding phosphoribosylamine--glycine ligase — its product is MADLSGCQKDGKKILIVGSGGREHALAWKINQSTSCQKLFVAPGNAGTEQWNVPIKANELDALVDFAKDEGIDLTVVGPEEPLSLGIVNAFQAAGLRVFGPSGAAATLESSKAFAKEIMVQAKVPTADYRTFTEKSEAERYIRQTGAPIVIKADGLAAGKGVIVAATLEEAFEGIETIMGGAFGAAGDKVVVEEFLEGQEVSLLCFCDGEKALPMTPVQDHKRALDGDMGLNTGGMGTYSPPPFWTKALEQEVIDTIAQPTLSVMRQRGTPFTGVLFLGLMITAKGPKLLEYNVRFGDPETQVVMTLLKSDLIPIFEACIDGKLSEVKVEWHDGTALCVVMAAPGYPGEYRKGIPISLTVTQENQVVFHAGTEMEDGKLVSSGGRVLGVTVRDASIAAARENVYALVDSIDFPDAHFRTDIGIKGLNM
- the purM gene encoding phosphoribosylformylglycinamidine cyclo-ligase, which encodes MGITYKDAGVDIQAGNEAVEKIKPAVAATWRPGVLGGLGGFGGLFSLDLQKYSDPVLVSGTDGVGTKLRLAFQLDKHDTIGQDAVAMCVNDVLVQGAEPLFFLDYLAVGKLVPERIASIVGGVAEGCRLAGCALIGGETAEMPGFYAEEEYDIAGFAVGAVNRDKLIDGSDIREGDILLGLKSSGLHSNGFSLVRKIFAEYPLDKVFPELGRPLGEVLITPTRIYVKSVLALLDKIAVPGMVHITGGGLTENIPRVLSSGLGTEIVTSTWQVPPVFELMQKLGNVEDEEMLRTFNMGIGFVLIIHPEDEKQAMDILAANGEEPIRIGSVISGQGVSYR
- the purN gene encoding phosphoribosylglycinamide formyltransferase, producing the protein MKAAVLASGRGSNLQALLDEWQDGQLPVEFVGVGSNKIDAEALTRAERFGIQVRTFPRESYADNSSQETDILNWLEVIGTELLILAGYMQVLSSDFIRRAEYPILNIHPSLLPSFPGLHPQKQAVEYGVKVSGCTVHFVDEGMDSGPIILQETVPVFAEDDADQLAARILKVEHTIYPEAVRLIANGKIKREGRRVIVLRDS
- the purE gene encoding 5-(carboxyamino)imidazole ribonucleotide mutase, which codes for MISVGVIMGSDSDFSIMEEAAKILQQFSVPFEMKISSAHRTLKRTVEWVESFEKQGGKVIIAGAGMAAHLPGVIAGATTLPVIGIPIKSGALEGVDALYAIVQMPPGIPVATVGINGARNAALLAVEMLAIADLELQNQLKAFRQKMAADVEAKDSALQDKLKA
- the purH gene encoding bifunctional phosphoribosylaminoimidazolecarboxamide formyltransferase/IMP cyclohydrolase, with translation MAKKAVISVSDKTGIVEFAEGLVAEGFELISTGGTYKTLKEADIPVRYVSEITGFPEILDGRVKTLHPKIHGGILAMDTEKHRAQCAENGIDFIDLVCVNLYPFRETIAKEGVTFEEAIENIDIGGPTMVRSAAKNHNRVTIIVNPENYGRVIESLRENGLIPLALRKELAAEAFAHTAEYDRLIAGYLEGQIGTKASFPQHLRLVAAKVQDLRYGENPGQLAAFYADPEAGKGTLAYGQQLQGKELSYNNWMDMDAAWKIAMEYDKTVCVIIKHTNPCGVALGNSLLEAYQRALEADPVSAYGGIIALNRVVDEATAEAIKEKFYEVVIAPDFSPRAKEILAVKVNLRLFAVGREACGKTRGWKIRTVNGGFLVQDEDEGTTPSVEWEVVTEAKPTEDDLAELEFAWKACKHVKSNAIVISAKRQVIGVGAGQMNRVGSAKIALEQAAEKAQGAYMASDAYLPFPDTVELAHSHGIKAIVHPGGSIRDKEVIETANRLGMIILHTGRRHFEH